The Armatimonadota bacterium genome has a segment encoding these proteins:
- a CDS encoding LptF/LptG family permease — MPSLLDRYVTRELLPPFLAGVFAFLVILVGDILYVLAEYLARGQVPLWALLRLFFYKLPHMLVITFPVATLLGTLLGVGRLTKDGEIIALRMAGLSLTRIFLPVMGFGLLISALSFGVNEYLTPLANRKADELVRRTIFREIFPNIKQDVFFRGPQNRYFYVRQVDYTNRILQGVMVYELGGAYPRLITAQRATFGEGVWVLEDGVVRELDRNGFTSYEAGFERFELRVDVDAQGFLLQQKTPDEMSASELRQHLQQLRSSGVDPQPLAVDYYFKFAAPLAALIFAFMAAPLGLVAARGGHYTGVGAAIALVFVYYAVMSTARAWAKAGTLHPFLGAWAANLAFLAGGVLLYLYVEGLLRGRRPQVTPPVSARPVEAG, encoded by the coding sequence ATGCCCTCCCTGCTCGATCGGTACGTGACCCGGGAGCTCCTCCCGCCCTTTCTGGCGGGGGTCTTCGCGTTCCTCGTCATCCTCGTGGGCGACATCCTCTACGTGCTCGCGGAGTACCTGGCACGGGGACAGGTTCCGCTGTGGGCCCTTTTGCGCCTGTTCTTCTACAAGCTCCCGCACATGCTGGTGATCACCTTCCCGGTCGCCACCCTGCTCGGAACCCTGCTGGGAGTGGGGCGACTCACGAAGGACGGGGAGATCATCGCCCTCCGGATGGCGGGGCTGTCGCTCACCCGGATCTTCCTCCCCGTGATGGGCTTCGGGCTACTGATAAGCGCCCTGTCGTTCGGGGTGAACGAGTACCTCACGCCGCTCGCGAACCGCAAGGCGGACGAACTCGTGCGCCGCACCATCTTCCGCGAGATCTTCCCCAACATCAAGCAGGACGTCTTCTTCCGGGGACCGCAGAACCGGTACTTCTACGTGCGACAGGTGGACTACACGAACCGGATCCTGCAGGGGGTGATGGTGTACGAACTCGGGGGCGCCTACCCGCGCCTCATCACCGCCCAACGGGCCACCTTCGGGGAAGGGGTATGGGTGCTGGAAGACGGGGTGGTCCGGGAGCTGGATCGGAACGGGTTCACCAGTTACGAGGCGGGCTTTGAGCGGTTCGAGCTCCGGGTGGACGTGGACGCACAGGGATTTCTGCTCCAGCAGAAGACCCCGGACGAGATGTCCGCCTCAGAGCTGCGGCAGCACCTCCAGCAGCTCCGCTCCAGCGGGGTGGATCCCCAGCCCCTGGCGGTGGACTACTACTTCAAGTTCGCGGCCCCGCTCGCGGCCCTCATCTTCGCCTTCATGGCGGCTCCTCTGGGGCTCGTGGCGGCCCGGGGAGGGCATTACACGGGGGTGGGAGCGGCCATTGCGCTGGTGTTCGTGTACTACGCGGTGATGAGCACGGCCCGGGCATGGGCCAAGGCGGGGACCCTCCACCCCTTCCTGGGCGCGTGGGCCGCCAACCTGGCGTTTCTTGCGGGCGGCGTCCTCCTGTACCTCTACGTGGAGGGTCTGCTGAGGGGGCGGCGGCCTCAGGTCACGCCTCCGGTCTCCGCCCGGCCTGTGGAGGCGGGATGA
- the lptC gene encoding LPS export ABC transporter periplasmic protein LptC: MRTLLIVGITAGLVAGFAWAMRTEPVPEVPATPAPPVALRAEETRVVVRHRGAPQVDLRAREAEVTPDQQRATLKDVARATVFREGKEFLRVRARRIVFNRSTQNFVATGEVEITSPDGDWLRAPEVVYHNDRALLVFPKGVEFQLGRNHARARILRYHVQRDVVEMEGEVDVQLDIRSLPSPGPEGGR, from the coding sequence ATGAGGACGCTGTTGATCGTGGGGATCACTGCGGGGCTGGTGGCCGGGTTCGCCTGGGCCATGCGCACGGAGCCCGTCCCTGAGGTCCCAGCCACGCCCGCTCCGCCGGTTGCTCTGCGGGCCGAGGAAACCCGGGTGGTGGTCCGGCACCGCGGAGCGCCCCAGGTAGACCTGCGGGCGCGGGAGGCGGAGGTAACGCCGGATCAGCAACGTGCCACCCTGAAGGATGTGGCGCGGGCCACCGTGTTCCGGGAGGGGAAGGAGTTCCTGAGGGTGCGGGCGAGGCGCATCGTCTTCAACCGGTCAACCCAGAACTTCGTCGCCACCGGCGAGGTGGAGATCACCTCCCCGGATGGGGATTGGCTGCGGGCGCCGGAGGTGGTGTACCACAACGACCGGGCCCTCCTCGTCTTCCCCAAGGGCGTGGAGTTCCAGCTGGGTCGGAACCACGCCCGGGCCCGGATCCTGCGCTACCACGTGCAGCGGGACGTGGTGGAGATGGAGGGGGAGGTGGACGTCCAGCTGGACATCCGCTCCCTCCCCAGCCCCGGTCCGGAGGGAGGCCGATGA